CTGCATTTGGAGTCAGTTCCAGGTGGTAAATGGACGTGCCCGACTCACTAGAATCATTCAAAGTGTAGTCATAGATCCAGATACCAGCTGAAACTATCCAAAAAACGATGAATCCGTAGAAAAAAAACCTTCGATTGTGACTAATGTTGAATAGTTTCCCCATAATATGAGACAAATCACCCTATATCTTGATAAGTGTTGACAAAAACCCGGGAGACCATTTATAAATAAGGAGCACAATCACTTTGAACTACAAACGTGTCAGGTGTAACTAGGAGTAGAGCGGTAAGAGGCAATTGGGATGTGTTTGGAAAGGGGGATGCAATGTGACAAAAGGGGTCTTCTGGTCCCTGCTTTTCCGTCAGACTTTGCAGATAAGGAGTATCATAACCATAAAATCTCATTAGCGTTTGAAAGTCAGATATGCAGATACGAGAAATGATGTTAATTAAGcatgatgatattaccTCTTTGAGTGCTTAGGACCAGCTCAAAAGATTCCCAATGAGGCTAATGGCTGAGTACATGACACTATCTGTGAAATTTTGCCTCCAAAGAGTAGTGAATCAACTAGAATTCCCCCATAAGGATGAAAAGGACTTCATATGCTGGAATAttttttggtcaacaatAGACTGCAAGTAATCTTAATTCAGCATTGTGGTTATCAGTAATGACGATCTTCGGGATAGTCAACAAGGCCTATTGTCTAATTGCCTAAATGGTTCAGTGAGCTGATTATCTATTAAACCCACGGTGGTTCAAACGGAAATCTGTGGACGTTTTGGGCTGTATTTCCAGGCTCTGCGGCATTTAATGATCGCCCTTCACGGTTAATGCACACTTTAAGTGGGAATAAGGCAAATTCCCCATATTATTGGAGAATGTTAATCCTTTAACATACCttcgaagaaaagaaagtTGCTACATTGGGTAGACAACTACTTCCGTGTGATGACGAAAATGTCTTGCCTCAACTTTAAGTTTCTCCTTAAACTCATATTTTAAAAGTGATGGCCACATTTGGCTAAGGGCTTAAAAAGAGGAAAATGAAGCAGCTTCTTGTAGTAGAACTCGTCTCCCAAGGTAAAGTTTTCTACCACTTTAGAATTGTTATCATTTTACCTTAAATGATAACTGGGAATACTTGCAACCTATTTTATGTGGAGCGCAATGGTATCTCCAGAATTGCAAAATTATTTATACTAGTTGGGTTTCCTGAAGGTTGAAGTTAAACAATAATGAAAGTCCAGTACAAATTACCTTTTCTTACGGCTGTTCTTTTTTTCTGTGCAGCTGCCACTTCCGATAGCATCGGGGGATGTAGTCCCTCAGAAGTGACTAAAGGTTTGACGGCTGAATACATTGAAACAACTTACGATGAATATGGCTCCAGCACGATTTCCGAAGATAATAACGCGCTTAGTATAATTGATCAATCTCTGGCAGAATCTTCGTGGGGAGGAGTGACAGCACAAAATTTTGGGTTCTATGCTGATGGAACTGGTGTCGTAAATGGAGACCTATATGGCCAAACTGTCAACATAAACTACTTCGGTATGAGACTTTCTGGATATTTCTATGCCGCCACTACTGGAGATTACACATTCGACGGGATTTATGCTGATAATAGGGCTTCATATACGCTTGGAGCAGGCACTGCTATGGATTGTTGTGGACTGACCCTTGAAGGAAACTTGGATAACTATTTTGGTGGGGATTCAGGTACTTCGACTGTTACTCTTACAGGAGGAGTATACTATCCTATCAAAGTGGTTTACTACAATGGAAATGGAATCGCCAATCTCACAATGTCCGTCGTTTATCCTGATGGTACCAACCACACGGATGACATTGACTGGTATTCTTCAACGGACAACTCCACTGCTTGTCCTTATTCcacaaccaccaccattatATGGACTGGAACAGATACTGAGACTGTAACTGTGACAGGCTCAGATGGCGATGTGACTGTTACTGTTGAGATACCAGAATCAAGAACGACCACcactgaaccatggacaggcacagatactaccactactaccatctacccatcTAACCTAAGTGATCCcgtaactgttgacatcaagactccagaatctaCCACAACCACTACTGAGGTGTGGACAGGCACAGAACCTTCCACTAGTATCATCTATCCAcccaacccaagtgatcctaTTACCTTTGTTATCTTGTCTCCTgaaactacaacgaccactactgaaccatggacaggcacagatactaccactactaccatctacccatcTAACCTAAGTGATCCcgtaactgttgacatcaagactccagaatctaCCACAACCACTACTGAGGTGTGGACAGGCACAGAACCTTCCACTAGTATCATCTATCCAcccaacccaagtgatcctaTTACCTTTGTTATCTTGTCTCCTgaaactacaacgaccactactgaaccatggacaggcacagatactaccactactaccatctacccatctaacccaagtgatcccgtaactgttgacatcaagactccagaatcaacaactatAACGACTAGTTACGGATCTATTGATACAACCTATACTCTAACTCCCTCCgatccaagtgatcctaAGACTGTCGTTATAATAACATCCACTCCCACGCCAACAAGTACACCACTTACCAGCACTTCGTTATCAAGCCTGTCCTTCCACTGGACAAACTCAACTACTCCAATACCATCTTCAGAAAGTGTTGTCACTGTCAccactccatggactggctctaccacatccttttacactacaactggaactgatggtAACCCAACTATTGTTAAAGAAACTCCAGAAGGACACACCACTATCCCTTGGACCGGAACCTTCACTACGacttacaccaccactggaaccgatggtaatccaactgaggttgttgaaactccagctACTGTCTTCATCACTTCCACTCATTGGACTGGCTCTTTCACCTCAACttacactaccacaggtCCAGATGGTGACGTGACAGTCGTGGTTGAAAATCCAGAATCACACACTACTATCCCTTGGACTGGAACCTTCACTACGACGTACACTACCACAGGCACTGATGGTGAACCAACGGTGGTTGTCGAGACTCCAGAAACACACATAACAACTCCttggactggttcattcacttcaacctacaccacaactggaCCTGACGGTAAACCAACCGTAGTCGTTGAAACTCCTGAACCGGTTGTCATCGAAAAAGATGTTACCACTATTGTCTTGCCTTGTACTTGCAAGGAaccttcaaccaccacaacaactggtgatgatggtaagaAGACCGTTGTATGTAACATCCCACACTCTTTGGTGTCCAGTGTTGTGGTTACCGAGCCATGCACCAATGCTGCTGGAGATACTACAGTCACAATCTATACCACGTTCACTGTCGCTGCTGCCGTGACTGCTAACCCTACTGAAACCGttgctccaactggtgCTAAAGGGAATGGTTCTGGAGCGGCTGCTGAAGCGGCTTCAGCTGGTAATGGCTCAGAATCctcaccacaagaagtctccacGTACGAGGCCATGGGTTCAaaaaacacatacacattcttggctgtgttatccgctcttttgtggatatccTTTTGAATCAATCCAATGAAACTTGGATATAATTCATACTTGAGAACCGTGATTGTGCTTGAATGTTTGGATATtataatttctctttgtctagTTATTTCGCTTACCAATACTTGGTACTATATCAATAAACGTCTTTGTGGTTTAAGTAATGGAACTTTGTAGTGAGACTATCAAATGTCTAGTTCGAACGTTAGATTTTCACACAGGATTTTTCATATATTGGCGGTCAAAATTAACACATTAAAAGGCGACAGTTTCAAAATAAACGTGCAGGAAAGTAGACTGTTTACATGGCTTTAGTACGAAGAGAGATATGGTTTTAGGATCAGAAGAATTATGTGGTCTGTCGTGCAAGAATCAAATCTGCACGCACACTTTCAAAATAGCACGATAACCGCTCAACAAAAGATGAATAAGATGGTAAATTATTTGGTTGATAATTACTTTACTTGCATCTCAAGCCtgttttccaagtactcaAGGGAATTCTCTATAGTATAGTGTGTATTTTCCATAAGCTCATCCGGCTTTACTTGCACACAGCACCATAGTGCCTGGTTTCAATCTTGAGACAAGAACCGGCTTTATCGGAACCTGAACAGAATTATATTGCAGGGTTCTCCTCTTGCCATCATAGAAACTGATGTActttttctggttgttctgCGTAAGGTTTTAGCGGGCTGGCCAGGATAATTTGAATGTTTTCTTCTACTTTAGACAATTACAACAAAAATATCGAACCTCTAGGCCTGAAATATAACATCTCTTTGAGCTTTGGGTTCAACAAAACGTATTCAAGCGcttctccaatttgaataatAAGTTTTGTGGCTGGAATGGGAGCTGAGCATCTCTGAAGTTTGATTAGATTAACCAATTTCTGTAGCTTTGGATAAGAATTCACTCGGGCGAATTATGACTAGTGAAAAATAGGGGTAGAAGGGATCCTCTTGTCTCAGTCTTTTCGTCAGACTTTGCGGACGAGAAGTGGCATAACCATAAAATATTATTCGAGTTTTAGATAAAAAGTTATGTAAGGTAAGTATATATTAAGTGCGAGAAATGATATTACCTCTTTGAGTACTTGGGATCAGCTCGGCAGATTCTCAAAGAGGTTAATGGCTA
The sequence above is drawn from the Yamadazyma tenuis chromosome 3, complete sequence genome and encodes:
- a CDS encoding uncharacterized protein (EggNog:ENOG502SQPX), with the translated sequence MKVQYKLPFLTAVLFFCAAATSDSIGGCSPSEVTKGLTAEYIETTYDEYGSSTISEDNNALSIIDQSSAESSWGGVTAQNFGFYADGTGVVNGDLYGQTVNINYFGMRLSGYFYAATTGDYTFDGIYADNRASYTLGAGTAMDCCGSTLEGNLDNYFGGDSGTSTVTLTGGVYYPIKVVYYNGNGIANLTMSVVYPDGTNHTDDIDWYSSTDNSTACPYSTTTTIIWTGTDTETVTVTGSDGDVTVTVEIPESRTTTTEPWTGTDTTTTTIYPSNLSDPVTVDIKTPESTTTTTEVWTGTEPSTSIIYPPNPSDPITFVILSPETTTTTTEPWTGTDTTTTTIYPSNLSDPVTVDIKTPESTTTTTEVWTGTEPSTSIIYPPNPSDPITFVILSPETTTTTTEPWTGTDTTTTTIYPSNPSDPVTVDIKTPESTTITTSYGSIDTTYTLTPSDPSDPKTVVIITSTPTPTKSVVTVTTPWTGSTTSFYTTTGTDGNPTIVKETPEGHTTIPWTGTFTTTYTTTGTDGNPTEVVETPATVFITSTHWTGSFTSTYTTTGPDGDVTVVVENPESHTTIPWTGTFTTTYTTTGTDGEPTVVVETPETHITTPWTGSFTSTYTTTGPDGKPTVVVETPEPVVIEKDVTTIVLPCTCKEPSTTTTTGDDGKKTVVCNIPHSLVSSVVVTEPCTNAAGDTTVTIYTTFTVAAAVTANPTETVAPTGAKGNGSGAAAEAASAGNGSESSPQEVSTYEAMGSKNTYTFLAVLSALLWISF